The region TCGACAAGCTGAGTGTTTTGTCTTCCTAGAAATATCTAGGCTGAAttgtttctaagattttccttCTTCTGTGGATACCAATGGCTCCGCCTGctcgacttaatcagctccaaatggAGCAAGTTAGGGATATTGTCGCTGAGGAATTAAATAACGGTTTCAACGAACTAATCCCGGGTGTGACCAACGACATAATCAACCAATTCGGTGCTCTTCTGGATGAGCGCCTCGCGGCTATTCCCGGGGAAGCGTTACTGTCTCTGCCTGTTCAGGATTCGGCATACTACTTCGAGAAGTTCAACAAGTGTAGCTCTCGTCTTTGGAATGGTGAATCCGACCCAGTTGCTACTAAGCCCTGGGTGTCAGATGTTGAGGGCGCCTTCATAAGTGTTGGGTGTCCGGACTAGTACAAAGCAATGATCGCCATGAATCAGCTGTGAAAAAGGGGAAAGACATAGTGGAACACCATCACTGCTCTATTGAACGAAGACGAAGTGAGGGCCATGTCTTGGGCCTAATTTGTGGAGAGGTTTGAGGCATAATATGTGCCTAAGGTGGAGTAGCAGCGGATGCagcaagagttcatggccttacAGCAGACTACCGAATCTGTTAGTGACCTGAAGGCCAAGTTCTTGGAGATGCTATCTTTTTGGCCCTCGTTTGCTGGGAACGCGGCCTGGTTAGTCAGCCGGTACACGGCCATCCTACGTATCGAGATTCGGGAATTCATTAGCATGCAGGAGTTCTCGACTTTATCTGCGATCATGAATGTAGCGAGCaggagggaaatcgagttgcagACCCAGTCCAAGAGGAAGGCCAATGACACCTCTTCCAAGACTTCCAGAGATGCCCAGAAAACGCAAAAGCAGGGTAGTAAGTCAAGGTATGAGTATAGGACGTCTTCAGGGCGAGAAAAATATGTTGATATGCTACAACTGCAAAAAGCCAGGGCATCATTGGAAGAATTGTAGGGATCCCCCTGCGAGTGCAGTACCTCATATTACTTCTGCAGTTCCCGTCTGCTATCACTGCAACGAGACAGGACACAAGAAGCCTGAATGCCCGAAGTTGAAGACTGGTAAAGGAGACATGGGTACAAATCCTGCAATTGCATCATCCTCTAAGGGAACCACCGTGGTGACACGAGGTCGTGCTCACCAGATGACTGTGGAGGAGCCGGTGATTACAACGACAGTGGCAGACACTTATTTGCTAGATTCCAAGCCcgatgttgttatgtttgatagcgGTGCTACCCATTCTTTTGTATCTCACACGTTTATTAATCGTTTGGGGCGTAGTATCGGAAAATTGGCTCACCCAATGGTTGTCGATGTTGTCGACAACCGCACTATTTATGTCACTGATGTTTATCGGGGTTACACTCTCGAGTTTTCTGGAGTTTAATTCCCCATTGATCTTATCCCTATTGCGATGCGAGAGCTCTGCGtgatcgtaggcatggattggcttgatgcgtttgatgcggaaatccactgtcataagaagcaagttcgtgttcgaaaccctagaggtggagaacttattattcagggggacattccccgcctggctatggcttcttgctcttctgctatagcactggacgacgttcctatcgtttccgacttcaacgatgtctttccggaggaactCCCTGGCTTTCCACCTAttcggcaagtggagtttcgcattgatttggtgccaggtgcgactccggtagcgaaatctccttaccgcttggcaccacctaaaatgaaagagctccaagatcaacttcaagAACTAAGTGATAAAGGGTTCATACGGCTAAGCTGCTCGCCTTGGGGTGCTCctattctctttgtgaagaagaaagatgaatcccagcgaatgtgtattgattatagggagctaaacaagcgcacgataaagaataggtacccgttgccacgtattgacgatcttttcgatcagcttcagggagcatcttggttttccaagattgatttacgttccggttaccatcagatgcgtgttcgtgaagaagacattgagaaaacagcattccgtactcgatatgggcacttttaattcgtggtgatgccttttgggctcaccaatgcacccgcagcgttcatggatctcatgaaccgggtgtgtagccTGATGCTTGACCGTTCggtcatagtgttcatagatgatatcttagtctattctaagagcaaagaggagcatcAGCATCACCTTCGGGAGATTCTGGAAACTCTGGCAAgagaaaggctttatgctaaattttcaaaatgtgaattttggttggAAGAAGTTCAGTTCTTGGGGCATGTGGTAAACAAACAAGGTATCAAGGTCGATCAAGCCAAGGTTGATGCGGTTAAACAATGGAAGATTCCGAAAACACCTTctgaaattcgcagtttcttgggtttagccggttattaccggaggttcattgaaaatttctctaaaatcgacttaccactcacccgattgaccaagaaatcaatgaatttcgtttggggcccggagcagcagctggcgtttgatgagctaaggaaacgattgtgtgatgctccgattttggccttacctgatggggttgaggacatggtggtttactgtgatgcatcgcttcaaggtcttggtgccgtgttaatgcaacgagatagggtgatagcctatgcctcccgacagctgaaaccccacgaacgaaactaccccactcatgatttggagcttggggctgttgttttcgctcttaagatttggagacactatctctatggagtgaagtttatcatatacactgaccataagagtctaaaatATTTGTTCAAGCAGCGGGATTTGAATATGTGGCAGAtccgatggttggatgtggtaaaagattatgattgtgaaattcactaccatcctggtaaagctaatgtggtagctgatgctctcagtcgtaaacaatctgccgaaccgattcgagctaactgtctccggatcacgatggtgtcgtctttgttagatctaatccgggacgcccaaaagacggcaatactggaggaaaacatcaggcgtgagaagattgggaaagagttgcctaagatggaacgagacgggtggggtttgctgactcgctacggtagggtttgggttccatataccgggggaaatcggaaaaccctaatggatgagtctcataagtcaaaattttctatccatcctggtgctactaaaatgtatcgggaccttcatgaggcttactggtggcatggaatgaagaatgatgtggcTCAATTTATGGAAGAATGTATGACCtatcggaaggtcaaggcggaacaccaAAAACTGCATgggaagttgcaaccattggagattcctaaatggaaatgggagcatctaaccatggacttcattacaaaacttcctagaactgcccgaggatcagatacgatatgggtgattattgatcgtttgactaagagtgctcactttctggctataaaggagagctcatcggcggagaaattagccgagatctttgttcgggagattgtctcattacatggggtgcctgtttctatcgtctccgatcgagacacccgatttacctctcggttctagaggaagtttcaagaggaattgggcacacgattacattttagtaccgccttccatccgtagacagacgggcagagtgagcggacgattcagaccttggaggacatgcttagggcgtgtgcgattgattttgggggtagttgggatgaccatctacatctagctgagttttcttataacaacagctataactcgagcattaaaatgcctccgtatgaagcgttgtacgggaggaagtgcaggacgcccgtttgttggggcgaggttgggcagagggtactTGGGAGTACCGATATCGTGCTACAGACTACGGAGAAAATCCAAGTGATTCGGGATTATTTGGTCACAGCGAGtagtcgtcagaaaagttatgccgacaaaagacgctccaatcttgagttccaggtgggagattatgtgttgcttaaagtttccccctggaaaggtgtgattcgatttcggaagcggggaaagctcggaccccgattcattggaccctacaaggtcatagctcgtgtggggaaggtggcttaccgtttagagcttcctaacgagcttagtctaattcataatacgttccacgtgtctcagttacgaaaatgcgttgttgatgagaccgctgtgataccactggaggacatacaaattgacgagcgtctcaattttgttgagaaaccaatcgctattttagaacgaaagacgaaagccctccgcaacaagactataaacctggttaaggtgcagtggcaacataggaagggttcagaatggacttgggaaccggaatgcgagatgcgggctcattatccggatctgtttctaggtgttgacttcgaggacgaagtccgttcttagtgggggagagttgtaacgccccgggttttctcggtacgtttggttattttaatttaattatccttgtaaccttgggttaatttatttaaccaatgtctgatttcttatgttattggactcttttgatcatcttgtaaactccttttattgaagtccatgggctatgggcctatttgcaaagtccatctagttaatagtacttaatgtgtaaattgaatcatttggaacacacacaaggaaaacactctaaaccctccctttctctcaaaaatcgtccctctctctctctctctctttgggatcaagagcagccaaggggctgtttggagcttaattcttgttcatttccagccttgattcgtattggtatgaacctccttatcctttcttacgacttgattcataaccttgttctagttttatgatttcatcttcacctcttctccttcttattttattgtaattgtattttatacatcatctcaagatcctatcttcaccccatatatggtggatgatggatctaggggattacatgtggcaaaagatcatggaaaccctaaaagggagaatgatgattttatgtgcttatgtttattttcatgttgattattattacatccttgtggctaaatgaaatcctaatgatccctaaccctttttagtaccaccattatcatggggactgaattgggatgatgaacacatcttaaaatgtgtttcaaaaggagaaggatggataagccaaaaaggaatcacgggtggctacgattctgttttccatcagatctgtagttattttgtaaaaattatatctggagctctagaactcaaacggaccccaaaccagttccaaacgttcacaaattgagtttgctaactttcttaagaatgccaacctcactgataagggctttatctatgtgaaagaatggcatctttgctgttaggtctgatccgagtctgttctgatatgtcattttgttttcatcatttctaagggtTGAAAAAGGTTctagagtgattccaagtttctatatgttccttatattattaatttaagatctggagaatatggggtgttgtttccaattataaattggttagaatggatccacactccaggtcagtgggcagtcaccagcttttgctagtgctgtgattgtccacaatgtgaattttatatctggagtttgagagattcttttcattcaattccaactctgagactttcacttttatgtcctttacttctcttaattttattttggacgaattctactcacaagttgggtagaattggccaacatcacttgactgtattgttggagacagaagtgatacaccattttgtaaaattcatatttaattcatcttttggatttataatgagttctttatagttgttGAATCCAGagaaatcatagtttcctataaaatttagttaaagctatgtttctgttttagattttggagtaaatccgttttgaacagaagGTCTGTTTCAGAGACCTtgttgtgattactcttttctcaactcatagcttcattacttctcctttctaacctttagtccttcttaggtgaggttttgaagtttgctcaagcttggtagcattatttgattgttagccatccttaatactcactcaaggtgagttctctcacaccgttgtattgatgattgtgtttgctagttagctcgtgtgtgattatttgaatttattataaaagcatgctatataagtattgttttaattcgtacatgtgcactgtatgtaactaattatggatatggggacaccaccaaaggatacggatttaccggtgcggtgggtaggtaagatcaccaacgtaatactcttcgtgaggtgcggtgattagggccaaatgatacgggatcttcccggtgcggttcaaacctacaagtccttcttgtaATATAGACATTGGttcgttctttgcctttatcattataattggaaaatggattagggctagtaaatatgaatgatagtacaatgtttgtgtttgaattcactaagcttcgtgcttacgtttttcccttataacttttcaggtgttaagattaaagaggctaaggcttgacatggagcatcgggacatcgctactagttattttgttgggaccttattattattattacttccgcacttattttatatgattattaagttgatggattatgttatgactatttcagttgttttaatttaatttaagatgggttttaaaagtttaaaatttttgcaaaaaaaattgggtgtcacaagttggtatcagagccacagtttgagggaactaggcattcttgtggatgttctagactcaaatttgaggctctataagagtttattttctttttaaaatatttttcaaactttCTGAAGACTAGTAGTGAAAGATGTCGCGGTGTACCAGTCAGCCAGCCAagtaagccttatttcttatgttaaattgttgactatgaattggattCTACTAGCCTTAAAATATTAGATTACACACTTAGTTAGTGTTAACATGTGAGAGAGTTGTAAAATTAACGGATAGAGCGAActggaaattttgaaactagacgcgaatgagaaattggaacttgtgtggaaggtagtagaaggGCCCCTACTATTTGAAACATCGGTGCCGGTTTCGAGTCGGGGCAAGGTTGAAAAATTTTCGACAAGCTGAGTGTTTTGTCTTCCTAGAAATATCTAGGCTGAAttgtttctaagattttccttCTTCTGTGGATACCAATGGCTCCGCCTGctcgacttaatcagctccaaatggAGCAAGTTAGGGATATTGTCGCTGAGGAATTAAATAACGGTTTCAACGAACTAATCCCGGGTGTGACCAACGACATAATCAACCAATTCGGTGCTCTTCTGGATGAGCGCCTCGCGGCTATTCCCGGGGAAGCGTTACTGTCTCTGCCTGTTCAGGATTCGGCATACTACTTCGAGAAGTTCAACAAGTGTA is a window of Lactuca sativa cultivar Salinas chromosome 1, Lsat_Salinas_v11, whole genome shotgun sequence DNA encoding:
- the LOC128127573 gene encoding uncharacterized protein LOC128127573, coding for MLICYNCKKPGHHWKNCRDPPASAVPHITSAVPVCYHCNETGHKKPECPKLKTGKGDMGTNPAIASSSKGTTVVTRGRAHQMTVEEPVITTTVADTYLLDSKPDVVMFDSGATHSFVSHTFINRLGRSIGKLAHPMVVDVVDNRTIYVTDVYRGYTLEFSGV